In Streptococcus pneumoniae, the sequence ATGACAAGACGAAGGTCAGCGTGTGGGATGTACTCTTCAACATCTTTTTTGTTAACAGTGATTTTACCAGTTCCTGGAACAAGGCGAACGCGTGCAACAGCGTTTTTACGACGTCCAGTACCTGCATATTGTGCTTGTGACATACTTTATTGTTCCTTTCCTTAGATAAGTCCTGAAATGTCAAGAACTTCTGGTTGTTGTGCAGCGTGAGTGTGCTCAGCTCCAACAAATACTTTCAACTTCATACCTTGAGCGCGTCCAAGTGTATTGTGTGGAAGCATACCTTTAACTGATTTCTCAATCAAACGTACTGCATTTTTAGAACGAAGTTCACCTGCAGAGATTTGTTTCAATCCACCTGGGTGGTTTGAGTGAGTGTAGTAGATTTTATCAGTTGCTTTTTTACCAGTCAATTTAACTTTTTCAGCATTGATAACAATCACGAAGTCACCTGTATCAGTGTGTGGTGTAAATGTTGGTTTGTTTTTTCCGCGAAGTACGCTAGCAACTACTGCAGAAAGACGTCCAAGTGGTACATCAGTTGCGTCAACTACGTACCATTTACGTTCAACTTGGCCTGGTTTAGCCATAAATGTTGTTTTGTTCATGATTTCTCCTATATATAGTTCGATTTTTGTTTACGGTGATGGGTGTTCCTTCCCATCGAAAAGTATTTGGAAGGTTCCGGGGCCTTTCAAATGGGGTAAACAATACCGCCTACTATCATACCAAATTTTACCCCTAAAAGTCAATAGATATGAAAAATATTTTTCGGTAACTTCTCAAAGTAACTGAAAGTTATATAATCAAGTTAATTTGGGAATTTACCTATTAACTTCGGTAGATTTTTAGGAATTTTTTCCCTATTTCTCCCTGTAACTAAAATCCTTTTCAAAAAATCACCTTTTCTTGATTTTTAATCCTATTTGCTGTATGATAAGGGAAAAGAAAGGGGACAGAGATATGGCTTTTACCAATACCCACATGCGATCTGCTAGTTTTGGCATTGTTACCAGCTTGCCCGATGACATCATTGACTCTTTTTGGTATATCATCGATCATTTCTTAAAAAATGTCTTTGAATTGGAAGAAGAACTCGAGTTTCAATTGCTTAATAACCAAGGAAAGATTACCTTCCACTTTTCAAGTCAACACCTCCCTACAGCCATTGATTTTGACTTTAACCATCCTTTCGACCCTCGTTATCCCCCAAGAGTACTGGTTTTAGACATGGACGGTAGAGAAACTATCCTCCTCCCAGAAGAAAATGACCTATTTTAATACTCAATGAAAATCAAAGAGCAAACTAGGAAGCTAGCCGCAAGCTGTACTTGAGTACGGTAAGGCGACGCTGACGTGGTTTGAATTTGATTTTCGAAGAGTATAAAAACTCTAGCCTTCAGTTGCAAGTGACTGAAAACTAGAGTTTTTCTATTTTTTCAAAGCATCATACAAGTTGCGGATCGGTTGTTTTAATATCGGATGGATAAAATGAGGCGCAATTTCCTGTAAGGACTCAAGGACAAAAAGGCGTTCCGCTATGTAAGGATGAGGCAATATGAGGTCGTCTGTATAAAGGATCTGGTCCTCCACAAAGAGCAAGTCCAAATCAATCAAACGAGGGCCCCAATGCACTTCTCTCACCCGTCCCAGCTCTGACTCAATGGCTAACAAGGTTTCTAATAGCACCTGGGCAGGCAACCATGTTTCTACTTCAACCACTTGATTGGTAAAGCTATCCTGCTCAACACCACCCCAAGGCTCCGTCGCTAAGACACTGGACTCTTTGAGAATATGGATACCTCGATTTCGCATTTTCTCAATGGCTTGTTTCAAGTTTGCTTGTTTATCTCCCATATTGCTTCCTAGGGCGATAAAGGCTCGTTGCTTGCGGCGATGGATGGTTACCGAGCAAGTATCTAGTGACAAATGCACCGGTGCCCAAGGTTTTTTCAGTTCCAACTTCATTTCTTGGACAAGAGGATAAGACTCAAAGGTACGTTCCACCAGTTTATAGGCTACCGTTTCAATCAAATCTTCACTCGTTTCCTGAAACCAAGTCGTCCACTGCTGACACAATTCTCCGTAATGGACAGAGGCTGTTAAATCCAAGTCTGTAGCTGACTTGGTCA encodes:
- the rplM gene encoding 50S ribosomal protein L13, with translation MNKTTFMAKPGQVERKWYVVDATDVPLGRLSAVVASVLRGKNKPTFTPHTDTGDFVIVINAEKVKLTGKKATDKIYYTHSNHPGGLKQISAGELRSKNAVRLIEKSVKGMLPHNTLGRAQGMKLKVFVGAEHTHAAQQPEVLDISGLI
- a CDS encoding DUF960 domain-containing protein, which produces MAFTNTHMRSASFGIVTSLPDDIIDSFWYIIDHFLKNVFELEEELEFQLLNNQGKITFHFSSQHLPTAIDFDFNHPFDPRYPPRVLVLDMDGRETILLPEENDLF
- the folK gene encoding 2-amino-4-hydroxy-6-hydroxymethyldihydropteridine diphosphokinase, producing the protein MDQLQIKDLEMFAYHGLFPSEKELGQKFVVSAILSYDMTKSATDLDLTASVHYGELCQQWTTWFQETSEDLIETVAYKLVERTFESYPLVQEMKLELKKPWAPVHLSLDTCSVTIHRRKQRAFIALGSNMGDKQANLKQAIEKMRNRGIHILKESSVLATEPWGGVEQDSFTNQVVEVETWLPAQVLLETLLAIESELGRVREVHWGPRLIDLDLLFVEDQILYTDDLILPHPYIAERLFVLESLQEIAPHFIHPILKQPIRNLYDALKK